Proteins found in one Salvelinus alpinus chromosome 11, SLU_Salpinus.1, whole genome shotgun sequence genomic segment:
- the LOC139533842 gene encoding apoptotic protease-activating factor 1-like isoform X4 has product MAMMEEGARSCLLQSRSSLEQDIRASYLMDHMISDGVLTGDEEDRIRSKPTRRAQAAALLELLLRKDNQAYISFYNALVRESYGDLASLLHNSLPLVSPEAEKSFSDGGTRYVQAVLSEGGVPQRPVVFVSRPALVNRVREKLYHLQKEPGWVTVFGMAGSGKSVLAAEAVRDHALITECFPGGVHWLSIGQLDRADLLVRIQSLCFRLEQQSQEKDPSSSVHRPPGSLEEAKERLRFLMLRRYPRSLLILDDIWDSSVLKAFDIQCRVLLTTRDRSLADCVSGSKSEVAVESGLEEGQALEILALYVNGKPQRLPEQARSIVRECKGSPLVVSLIGALLREFPDRWAYYLHTLQQKKFKRIRKSSSYDYDALDQAMAASIQVLSEEHRELYIDLTVLEKDVKVPAKVLSVLWDLEPEEVEDVLQDFVNKSLLFRDCHHRPYLYYLHDLQLDFLAEMNRSGLESLHTKVVRQYQQRYSQGPPTSGDEECLYWFRFLTYHMAKANLTQEMV; this is encoded by the exons ATGGCGATGATGGAGGAAGGGGCGCGGAGCTGCCTGCTTCAGTCACGCTCCAGCCTGGAGCAGGACATCAGGGCTTCCTACCTGATGGATCACATGATCAGTGACGGCGTGCTGACGGGGGACGAGGAGGACAGGATCAGGAGCAAG CCCACCAGGAGAGCGCAGGCGGCGGCCCTGCTGGAGCTGCTCCTGAGGAAGGATAACCAGGCCTACATCTCCTTCTACAACGCCCTGGTCCGTGAGAGCTACGGAGACCTGGCCAGCCTGCTCCACAACAGCCTGCCCCTGGTCTCCCCTGAGGCTGAGAAGAGCTTCTCAGACGGGGGCACCCGCTATG TCCAGGCGGTGCTGAGTGAGGGCGGCGTGCCTCAGAGACCTGTGGTGTTTGTGAGCCGGCCAGCCCTGGTGAACCGGGTCAGGGAGAAGCTCTACCACTTGCAGAAGGAGCCCGGCTGGGTCACTGTGTTCGGCATGGCCGGCTCCGGCAAGTCTGTCTTGGCTGCGGAGGCAGTCCGAGACCACGCACTCATCACAG agtgttttccaggaggaGTCCACTGGCTGTCCATAGGCCAGCTGGACCGGGCTGACCTACTGGTTAGGATCCAGTCACTGTGTTTCCGCCTGGAGCAGCAGAGCCAGGAGAAAGACCCCTCGTCCTCCGTCCACCGGCCTCCTGGCTCTCTGGAGGAGGCCAAGGAGCGACTACGCTTCCTCATGCTCCGTCGTTACCCCAG gtctttGCTGATACTGGATGACATCTGGGACAGCTCGGTGCTCAAGGCCTTTGACATCCAGTGTCGAGTACTGCTCACCACCCGAGACAGAAGCCTAGCCGACTGTGTCAGCG gttcTAAGTCTGAGGTGGCAGTGGAGAGTGGTCTGGAGGAGGGTCAGGCCTTGGAGATCCTCGCCCTGTATGTCAACGGGAAACCCCAGAGACTCCCAGAACAGGCCCGCAGCATTGTCCGAGAGTGCAAAG gCTCCCCCTTGGTGGTGTCCCTAATCGGGGCCCTGCTGCGGGAGTTCCCGGACCGCTGGGCCTACTACCTGCACACGCTCCAGCAGAAGAAGTTCAAGCGTATCCGTAAGTCGTCTTCGTATGACTACGATGCCCTTGACCAGGCCATGGCTGCCAGCATCCAGGTCCTGTCTGAGGAACACAGGGAGCTGTACATTGACCTCACCGTGCTGGAGAAGGACGTCAAAGTACCTGCCAAG GTTCTGTCGGTTCTGTGGGATCTAGAACCGGAGGAGGTGGAGGACGTTCTCCAGGACTTTGTGAACAAGTCCCTACTGTTCCGTGACTGTCACCACCGGCCCTACCTCTACTACCTCCATGACCTCCAGCTGGACTTCCTGGCTGAGATGAACCGCTCTGGTCTAGAG agccTCCACACCAAGGTGGTGCGTCAGTACCAGCAGCGCTACAGCCAGGGTCCCCCCACCTCAGGAGATGAAGAGTGCCTCTACTGGTTCAGATTCCTCACCTACCACATGGCCAAGGCCAACCTCACACAG GAGATGGtgtga
- the LOC139533844 gene encoding putative C-type lectin domain family 20 member A isoform X1, with protein sequence MKTARSKYFFIFYESFVMVKKVLIVFFLGLFTLSSCQYHYVTDPKNWTEAQRYCREKYTDLATVSNMEDMNRLNHLTIDSDYDCAVWIGLKKGQNSRWQWSLADIDYYSKGQTQFSEFWDQNQPGNLNEDCGVMENSGKWHDYFCTAQHFPVCYDGTKSPAGRFLMVQQLMTWREAQLYCRKNHTDLASVRNQTENKEICNVAGRSNVWIGLFKDTWEWSDQSNSSFRYWVDRELNESCAAWNRSTSGQWIDIECLMECPFVCYGNARPPTVKKIQVVRVRMTPDPNLDLNNAKEREAILQQIKEKMKANGMTGNFELRWKEQPDGKVFHKEEKKENDGKREKRELKNKEEL encoded by the exons ATGAAGACAGCGCGCTCaaaatatttctttattttttatgaatCTTTTGTCATGGTGAAGAAAGTGCTGATTGTGTTTTTCTTAG GGCTCTTCACACTATCCTCCTGTCAGTATCACTATGTAACGGACCCTAAAAACTGGACTGAAGCACAGAGGTACTGCAGAGAGAAGTACACGGACCTGGCCACCGTAAGCAACATGGAGGATATGAACAGACTGAACCACTTGACTATAGACAGCGATTATGATTGTGCAGTGTGGATAGGACTGAAGAAGGGACAGAATTCCAGGTGGCAGTGGTCTCTGGCAGACATAGACTACTATAGTAAGGGACAGACTCAGTTTAGTGAATTTTGGGACCAAAACCAGCCAGGAAATTTGAATGAAGATTGTGGTGTCATGGAGAATTCTGGAAAATGGCACGACTATTTTTGCACTGCTCAACACTTTCCAGTGTGCTACGACG GGACTAAGTCTCCAGCTGGTCGTTTCCTAATGGTTCAACAGCTAATGACCTGGAGGGAGGCTCAGCTCTACTGCAGAAAGAACCACACAGACCTGGCTAGCGTGAGGAACCAGACTGAGAACAAAGAGATTTGTAACGTGGCCGGGAGGAGCAACGTTTGGATCGGCCTGTTCAAAGACACCTGGGAATGGTCGGACCAGAGTAACTCCTCATTCAGATACTGGGTCGACAGAGAACTGAACGAGTCCTGCGCTGCTTGGAATCGCAGTACCTCAGGCCAATGGATAGACATAGAATGTCTTATGGAATGTCCCTTTGTTTGCTACGGTA aCGCAAGACCCCCAACAGTCAAGAAGATACAGGTAGTGAGAGTGAGGATGACCCCAGACCCAAACTTGGACCTGAATAATGCTAAGGAGAGGGAGGCCATTTTACAGCAG ATAAAGGAGAAAATGAAGGCCAATGGGATGACTGGGAACTTCGAACTGAGATGGAAAGAGCAGCCAGATGGAAAAGTCTTCCACaaggaagagaagaaagagaacgacggaaagagagaaaaaagggagCTGAAAAATAAGGAAGAGCTTTGA
- the LOC139533844 gene encoding putative C-type lectin domain family 20 member A isoform X2, with protein sequence MTMHLFTGLFTLSSCQYHYVTDPKNWTEAQRYCREKYTDLATVSNMEDMNRLNHLTIDSDYDCAVWIGLKKGQNSRWQWSLADIDYYSKGQTQFSEFWDQNQPGNLNEDCGVMENSGKWHDYFCTAQHFPVCYDGTKSPAGRFLMVQQLMTWREAQLYCRKNHTDLASVRNQTENKEICNVAGRSNVWIGLFKDTWEWSDQSNSSFRYWVDRELNESCAAWNRSTSGQWIDIECLMECPFVCYGNARPPTVKKIQVVRVRMTPDPNLDLNNAKEREAILQQIKEKMKANGMTGNFELRWKEQPDGKVFHKEEKKENDGKREKRELKNKEEL encoded by the exons ATGACAATGCACCTCTTCACAGGGCTCTTCACACTATCCTCCTGTCAGTATCACTATGTAACGGACCCTAAAAACTGGACTGAAGCACAGAGGTACTGCAGAGAGAAGTACACGGACCTGGCCACCGTAAGCAACATGGAGGATATGAACAGACTGAACCACTTGACTATAGACAGCGATTATGATTGTGCAGTGTGGATAGGACTGAAGAAGGGACAGAATTCCAGGTGGCAGTGGTCTCTGGCAGACATAGACTACTATAGTAAGGGACAGACTCAGTTTAGTGAATTTTGGGACCAAAACCAGCCAGGAAATTTGAATGAAGATTGTGGTGTCATGGAGAATTCTGGAAAATGGCACGACTATTTTTGCACTGCTCAACACTTTCCAGTGTGCTACGACG GGACTAAGTCTCCAGCTGGTCGTTTCCTAATGGTTCAACAGCTAATGACCTGGAGGGAGGCTCAGCTCTACTGCAGAAAGAACCACACAGACCTGGCTAGCGTGAGGAACCAGACTGAGAACAAAGAGATTTGTAACGTGGCCGGGAGGAGCAACGTTTGGATCGGCCTGTTCAAAGACACCTGGGAATGGTCGGACCAGAGTAACTCCTCATTCAGATACTGGGTCGACAGAGAACTGAACGAGTCCTGCGCTGCTTGGAATCGCAGTACCTCAGGCCAATGGATAGACATAGAATGTCTTATGGAATGTCCCTTTGTTTGCTACGGTA aCGCAAGACCCCCAACAGTCAAGAAGATACAGGTAGTGAGAGTGAGGATGACCCCAGACCCAAACTTGGACCTGAATAATGCTAAGGAGAGGGAGGCCATTTTACAGCAG ATAAAGGAGAAAATGAAGGCCAATGGGATGACTGGGAACTTCGAACTGAGATGGAAAGAGCAGCCAGATGGAAAAGTCTTCCACaaggaagagaagaaagagaacgacggaaagagagaaaaaagggagCTGAAAAATAAGGAAGAGCTTTGA